One Bosea sp. 685 DNA segment encodes these proteins:
- a CDS encoding PLP-dependent aminotransferase family protein, whose amino-acid sequence MGQLDGVGRRIIAAIKEQIHSGAYRPGDRLPSSRAFAMEWGASRTTVTAAYGQLIAEGYLVTRAGARPIVAQGLAAKTTPTPALTAAVRHLSGFAQRLLSLPPPTPSQAVNVADFRYGDLAGDDFPVLAWRRALTKVSLRRKARLRYADPQGATDLRSVLQGYLWRARGINCSPDDIVIVNGSQQGLDLCARLLLDPGDAFLIENPGYMLARHAFIAAGGIAVPIPVDGEGLCVDGLPPGRLVYVTPSHQFPLGGVLSATRRRSLLAWAAASGAYVIEDDYDGEYRHDISPIPPLQTLDPQSVIYVGTFSKTLSPTLRLGYLVLPAGLARAFSEAKRLTDRHSPLLEQEALAELLASGAYERHVRSIRRKNAERRAVLLQALSAECGPAVSIEGADTGLHVVIWINGVGADREAGIVEAARSIGLGIHPVSPLYDPKLSKPQTAGFILGYAALDTEMVRRGISMLATVLTKRR is encoded by the coding sequence GTGGGCCAGTTAGACGGTGTCGGCCGCAGGATCATCGCGGCGATCAAGGAGCAGATTCATAGCGGCGCCTATCGGCCCGGTGATCGCCTACCGTCGTCGCGCGCCTTCGCGATGGAGTGGGGAGCATCCCGCACGACGGTGACGGCGGCGTATGGTCAATTGATCGCGGAGGGCTATCTGGTCACGCGGGCCGGCGCACGTCCGATCGTGGCGCAGGGCCTCGCGGCCAAGACGACGCCGACGCCCGCACTGACGGCGGCGGTGCGGCATCTTTCGGGCTTCGCGCAGCGCCTGCTCAGCTTGCCGCCGCCGACGCCGTCTCAGGCGGTCAACGTCGCGGATTTCCGCTATGGGGACCTGGCCGGCGACGATTTTCCCGTGCTGGCCTGGAGGCGCGCGCTGACCAAGGTCAGCCTTCGGCGAAAGGCGCGGCTGCGCTATGCCGACCCCCAGGGCGCCACCGATCTGCGCTCGGTGCTGCAAGGCTATCTCTGGCGCGCGCGCGGCATCAATTGCTCGCCGGACGACATCGTCATCGTCAACGGCTCGCAGCAGGGGCTCGATCTCTGCGCCCGGCTGCTGCTCGACCCCGGCGATGCCTTTCTCATCGAGAATCCCGGATACATGCTCGCCCGTCACGCCTTCATCGCAGCGGGTGGCATTGCGGTTCCGATTCCCGTCGATGGCGAGGGCCTATGCGTTGATGGGCTGCCGCCGGGGCGTCTCGTCTACGTTACACCCTCGCACCAGTTTCCTCTTGGCGGGGTCCTCTCCGCGACGCGCCGACGCTCGCTCCTGGCCTGGGCTGCAGCCTCGGGCGCCTATGTCATCGAGGATGACTATGATGGCGAGTACAGGCACGACATCTCCCCGATCCCGCCCTTGCAGACGCTTGACCCACAGTCGGTGATCTATGTCGGCACATTCTCCAAGACGCTCTCGCCGACCTTGCGACTGGGCTATCTCGTTCTCCCCGCCGGGCTGGCTCGGGCGTTCAGCGAGGCCAAGCGCCTCACCGATCGGCACAGCCCGCTCCTGGAGCAGGAGGCGCTGGCCGAGCTGCTGGCGAGTGGCGCCTATGAGCGCCACGTCCGCAGCATTCGCCGGAAGAACGCCGAGCGACGCGCCGTGCTGCTCCAGGCCCTGTCAGCCGAATGCGGGCCGGCCGTATCGATCGAGGGAGCCGATACGGGCCTGCATGTCGTCATCTGGATCAACGGCGTTGGCGCGGATCGCGAGGCTGGGATTGTCGAGGCCGCGCGGTCAATCGGGCTCGGCATTCATCCTGTCTCGCCATTATACGATCCGAAGCTATCCAAGCCCCAGACGGCAGGGTTCATTCTCGGCTACGCCGCGCTCGACACCGAGATGGTGCGGCGTGGTATCTCGATGCTGGCGACCGTGCTGACGAAGCGCCGATGA
- a CDS encoding FMN-binding negative transcriptional regulator, producing MYTPPAFRDDDRDSIRATIRAARLANFVTASPDGVLATPLPLYLDENEGEHGVLYGHLAKANPQWRTPVTGDGLAIFMGPDAYITPSWYATKQETGKVVPTWNYVAVHAYGPVEFFDDPTRLLAAVTRLTNIHEGERAAPWAVSDAPPDFIQAQLRGIVGIRMPITRLEGKRKMSQNRPEADRANVAAGLAASDRPVERTAATLIPS from the coding sequence ATGTACACGCCTCCAGCCTTCCGCGACGACGACAGGGACAGCATCCGGGCGACGATCCGGGCCGCGCGGCTCGCCAATTTCGTCACCGCCTCACCCGACGGCGTGCTGGCCACGCCGCTGCCGCTCTATCTCGACGAGAACGAGGGCGAGCACGGCGTGCTCTACGGCCATCTCGCCAAGGCCAACCCGCAATGGCGAACTCCCGTCACCGGCGACGGGCTTGCGATCTTCATGGGGCCGGACGCCTACATCACGCCGTCCTGGTACGCGACCAAGCAGGAGACCGGGAAGGTTGTCCCGACCTGGAACTACGTTGCGGTTCACGCCTATGGCCCGGTCGAGTTCTTCGATGACCCCACCAGGCTGCTGGCGGCCGTGACCCGATTGACCAATATCCATGAGGGCGAGCGCGCGGCGCCCTGGGCCGTCTCCGATGCCCCTCCCGATTTCATCCAGGCGCAGCTGCGCGGGATCGTCGGCATCCGCATGCCGATCACGAGGCTGGAGGGAAAGCGCAAGATGAGCCAGAATCGTCCGGAGGCCGACAGAGCCAATGTCGCGGCCGGCCTTGCCGCGAGCGATCGCCCGGTGGAGCGCACGGCCGCCACCCTGATCCCGTCCTGA